From the Diospyros lotus cultivar Yz01 chromosome 13, ASM1463336v1, whole genome shotgun sequence genome, one window contains:
- the LOC127787832 gene encoding exocyst complex component EXO70H1-like, giving the protein MPRKGMRSLWFSTKPPSSFSVSLSPSPSRRLSNAAMERSIAAAETMIMKWNPEASTFAKVTSLFYENRGEARDFINSVAELHKAMHFLDKEDPQSEKLVRSQKLMEIAMKRLQKEFYQILSMNRAYLDPESVSARSSLTSTRSSMSDYDDDDESEEEIRIAGESVKDVEQVSVAVMADLRLIAESMISTGYGKECVKIYKTIRKSIVDEGIYRLGVERVSNSKIHKMDWELIELKTKNWLSAVKIAVKTLFNGERILCDHVFAASDTIRESCFAEITKEGAQILFGFPELAVKNKKNSPEKVSRMLDMYTAISENWPEIESIFSFESTSAVLSQAITALVKLGESVRTIVADYESAIQKDKSKSPVPGGGVHHLTVAVMNYLSLLRDYSNILPDILAYSPLPEKSSLPESYFDSSDSDGSPKQAISLRFAWLILVLLCKLDSKAAHYKDVSLAYLFLANNLQHVVDKVRKSNIKYLLGDDWISKQEAKVKQFASSYEGLAWGSVMESLRRDPTAGISAEEVKECLRRFNRALEQAYLKQSGCVVDDSNLRQQIKLSITRKVVEEYTEFYHTQGVEAWKGDRHLVRFAPQDVRNYLSDLFFGTVEAGSSSLPSRLRSP; this is encoded by the coding sequence ATGCCGAGAAAAGGAATGCGAAGCCTATGGTTTTCCACGAAGCCACCATCATCGTTTTCGGTTTCACTCAGCCCTTCTCCTTCAAGGAGGCTCTCTAACGCAGCCATGGAGCGAAGTATCGCAGCGGCGGAGACGATGATCATGAAATGGAACCCGGAAGCTTCGACCTTCGCCAAAGTTACTTCCCTCTTCTACGAGAACCGTGGAGAAGCCAGAGATTTCATCAACTCCGTTGCTGAATTACATAAAGCAATGCATTTCCTAGATAAGGAAGATCCGCAATCAGAGAAACTCGTGCGTAGTCAGAAACTGATGGAGATTGCCATGAAGCGACTTCAGAAGGAGTTCTATCAGATTCTATCCATGAATCGAGCTTACTTGGATCCGGAATCAGTTTCTGCAAGATCCTCGCTAACCTCGACACGATCTAGCATGTCGGATTATGACGATGACGATGAGTCTGAGGAGGAGATTCGTATCGCAGGAGAATCCGTCAAGGACGTCGAGCAAGTTTCGGTCGCTGTCATGGCCGATCTGAGACTGATAGCCGAGAGTATGATATCAACTGGTTACGGAAAAGAATGCGTGAAGATATATAAGACTATACGAAAATCgattgttgatgaaggtatataTCGACTCGGCGTTGAGAGAGTCAGCAATTCGAAGATTCACAAGATGGATTGGGAGCTGATAGAGTTGAAAACGAAAAATTGGTTGAGTGCTGTGAAGATCGCAGTGAAGACACTATTCAATGGGGAGAGAATTCTCTGTGATCACGTCTTCGCAGCCTCCGACACCATCAGAGAATCATGTTTCGCTGAGATCACGAAAGAAGGAGCTCAAATTTTGTTTGGATTCCCTGAACTTGCGGTGAAAAACAAGAAGAACTCGCCGGAAAAGGTTTCCCGTATGCTCGACATGTACACCGCAATCTCGGAAAACTGGCCCGAGATCGAGTCCATCTTCTCATTCGAATCCACCTCCGCCGTACTATCACAAGCCATCACCGCGCTGGTCAAGCTCGGCGAATCTGTTCGGACAATTGTAGCCGATTATGAATCGGCGATCCAGAAGGACAAATCCAAGTCGCCCGTTCCCGGTGGTGGAGTTCATCATCTAACGGTTGCAGTCATGAATTACCTGTCTCTCCTCCGCGATTACAGCAACATTCTGCCGGACATCCTCGCCTATTCTCCACTGCCGGAGAAATCATCCTTACCTGAGTCTTATTTTGACTCCTCCGACTCCGACGGATCTCCCAAACAGGCTATCTCCCTCCGGTTCGCGTGGCTGATCCTCGTCCTCCTCTGCAAACTCGACAGCAAAGCTGCCCATTACAAAGACGTCTCCCTCGCTTACCTCTTCTTAGCCAACAATCTCCAACACGTTGTCGACAAAGTACGCAAATCGAATATCAAGTACCTCCTCGGCGACGATTGGATCTCAAAGCAAGAAGCCAAAGTCAAGCAGTTCGCCTCCAGCTATGAAGGGCTAGCGTGGGGGTCCGTTATGGAATCGCTGAGGCGAGATCCAACGGCAGGGATATCGGCGGAAGAAGTAAAAGAATGTTTGAGGAGATTCAACAGAGCGTTGGAGCAGGCGTACCTGAAGCAATCTGGGTGCGTCGTGGACGATAGCAATCTCAGGCAGCAAATCAAACTGTCGATAACGAGGAAGGTTGTGGAGGAGTATACAGAGTTCTACCACACGCAGGGAGTGGAGGCGTGGAAAGGAGATCGGCATTTGGTAAGATTTGCCCCTCAGGATGTGAGAAATTACCTATCAGATCTGTTCTTTGGTACTGTAGAGGCAGGGAGTTCTTCGCTGCCATCGAGATTGCGATCTCCCTGA